From the Lolium rigidum isolate FL_2022 chromosome 2, APGP_CSIRO_Lrig_0.1, whole genome shotgun sequence genome, one window contains:
- the LOC124689862 gene encoding peroxiredoxin-2E-2, chloroplastic-like, translated as MVERKIEGTIPLDLSFKRPLATRGACRQRDRRQEPAVPRCGGTLAKQLRRQPASVVAGHGAPPSGGRLTWTCRPIPWWKAGELRAKGVDTVACVSVNDAFVVKARKESLGLGDDVLLLSDGNLELTRALGVEMDLSDKPMGLGVRSRRHALLADDGVVKVLNLEEGGAFTTSSAEDMLNAL; from the exons atGGTGGAAAGAAAAATCGAAGGAACAATTCCTTTGGATCTCAGTTTCAAG CGCCCCCTGGCGACACGTGGAGCATGCCGCCAGAGAGATAGGAGGCAGGAGCCTGCCGTCCCACGCTGTGGCGGCACGTTAGCGAAGCAGCTTCGCCGTCAACCGGCGTCGGTAGTTGCGGGCCATGGCGCCCCACCAAGCGGCGGCAGGCTTACGTGGACATGCCGTCCCATACCGTGGTGGAAGGCCGGCGAGCTCCGCGCCAAGGGCGTCGATACCGTGGCGTGCGTGTCGGTGAACGACGCCTTCGTCGTGAAGGCGCGGAAGGAGAGCCTCGGCCTCGGCGACGACGTGCTGCTGCTCTCCGACGGCAACCTCGAGCTCACCCGCGCGCTCGGCGTCGAGATGGACCTCTCCGACAAGCCCATGGGCCTCGGCGTGCGCTCCCGCCGCCACGCGCTCCTCGCGGACGACGGCGTCGTCAAGGTGCTCAACCTCGAGGAGGGCGGCGCCTTCACCACCAGCAGCGCAGAGGACATGCTCAACGCCCTCTGA